The Plasmodium gaboni strain SY75 chromosome Unknown, whole genome shotgun sequence DNA window attataataatattaattgattgttttaatttttaattaattaaaaataaatattgtaatatatgaatcttatatatatatatatatatatgatatatatgtaaattttttttagcCTTTTTTCCTAAAGCCAACTATAgtaataattaaaaaatagatatttatacattataaaatgtatagactatttaatataatatttggtttattttttatacatttgtgtgtatataaaaataatattgtaataaatgaaattattaatgAGAGAAACAATAATTTAAGGAGTAGTATAACAAATAATGGAAATAAGAATATTCAATATgatttacaaaatattaatataaattataaagatagtaatgatgaaaaaaatgaaaacaTAACAGAGAAAGAAATCGATGTAGATTCTGTTGAAGAACATGGTATAGAAAAGACACTATTTGTAAAGAATTTCAAAGAAGATTCGGAAATTCCTTTAGAAGGTGATGATATACAAGGAACCTATGTATTTGGCCCTCAATCAAGAAGGgataattttctttatgGAAGTAACAAATTATTTCCAccaataaaaaaattaagtGGAGAAGAAGGTGATTCATTTAGTACAATAAATCAACATAAAAGAGTTTCACCTGTAAATCGTGGACATACAAAATCTCCACAAATATCTGGTCGCAGTGATTTTAAAGGATATGCTGGTGAAAGTGGAGAAAATAGATATATTGGTGTATCTGGACCAAATATAGAAACTATAGCAAAAGAAAAGGTTACATCAGATACAACGACAAGTGCTCAATCAAATCCAAAACTTGATTCTGAAAAAAATAGTCCTAAAACTTCTCTGTATGATAATATGCTTGGCTGGGAATTTGGAGGTGGTGCTCCTAAAAATGGAGCTGCAGAAGATAAAAAGACAAATCCCTTACTagaacaaataaaaattccATCATGGGACAGAGATAATATACCCGATGAGAATGAACAAGTAAAAGAAGACCCCCAA harbors:
- a CDS encoding merozoite surface protein 6 translates to MYRLFNIIFGLFFIHLCVYKNNIVINEIINERNNNLRSSITNNGNKNIQYDLQNININYKDSNDEKNENITEKEIDVDSVEEHGIEKTLFVKNFKEDSEIPLEGDDIQGTYVFGPQSRRDNFLYGSNKLFPPIKKLSGEEGDSFSTINQHKRVSPVNRGHTKSPQISGRSDFKGYAGESGENRYIGVSGPNIETIAKEKVTSDTTTSAQSNPKLDSEKNSPKTSLYDNMLGWEFGGGAPKNGAAEDKKTNPLLEQIKIPSWDRDNIPDENEQVKEDPQVENIYEEEETEDLETEDDENEEIE